Proteins from a single region of Candidatus Hydrogenedentota bacterium:
- a CDS encoding 2-dehydropantoate 2-reductase yields the protein MRLLVVGAGAVGSSVGGFMAKAGHEVTLVGLDAHVETIREKGLRITGIWGEHHVANLRAQTDLSGLKAGDFDLILVSVKSYDTAAAAESFRHLLDAHTLVCSYQNGLGNAERIAAVAGWERTIGARVIYGVRRPALGHIEITVIANPTALGVYCPEAPVDRVRAIAEAMDAAGLPTEFTDRIATLLWGKVAYNSALNPLSALLGVPYGRLPETGHALAIMRDIVHELYAVAGAKGIALEPDSPEAYMDVLVNRLIPPTAAHFASMHEDFLFHRRTEIDALNGAISAYGREHGIPTPANDLLTRLVHAREALSAP from the coding sequence ATGCGGCTGTTGGTGGTTGGCGCGGGAGCGGTGGGAAGTTCCGTGGGCGGATTCATGGCGAAGGCGGGGCACGAGGTCACGCTGGTCGGACTTGACGCGCATGTCGAGACGATCCGCGAGAAAGGTTTGCGCATTACGGGGATCTGGGGGGAACATCATGTCGCGAATCTACGCGCCCAGACCGATTTGTCGGGATTGAAGGCGGGCGATTTCGATCTGATTCTCGTGTCGGTCAAGAGTTACGACACGGCGGCTGCGGCGGAGTCGTTCCGTCATCTGCTCGACGCGCATACGCTGGTGTGTTCGTATCAAAACGGCCTGGGCAATGCGGAACGCATCGCGGCGGTGGCCGGCTGGGAACGGACCATTGGCGCGCGGGTAATCTATGGCGTTCGACGGCCGGCGCTGGGCCACATCGAAATCACCGTTATCGCGAATCCAACGGCGCTCGGCGTGTATTGTCCCGAAGCGCCCGTGGACCGGGTCCGCGCGATTGCCGAAGCGATGGATGCGGCGGGGCTGCCGACGGAGTTCACGGATCGGATCGCGACGCTGTTGTGGGGCAAGGTCGCCTACAATTCCGCGTTGAACCCGCTATCGGCCCTGCTCGGCGTGCCGTATGGCCGGTTGCCGGAAACGGGGCATGCGCTGGCCATCATGCGGGATATCGTCCATGAGTTGTATGCGGTGGCCGGCGCAAAGGGAATCGCGCTCGAACCCGATTCGCCGGAGGCGTACATGGACGTGCTCGTCAACCGTTTGATCCCGCCGACGGCGGCCCACTTCGCGAGCATGCACGAAGATTTCCTGTTTCATCGCCGGACCGAAATAGACGCGCTGAACGGCGCCATCTCCGCCTACGGCCGCGAACATGGAATTCCCACGCCGGCCAACGACCTGTTGACACGCCTCGTTCACGCCCGGGAAGCCCTATCGGCCCCGTAA
- a CDS encoding cold-shock protein yields MATGTVKWFNDDKGYGFITPDGGGNDLFVHHSNIQMSGFKSLKDGQRVQYESAQGKKGPEAQNVVAL; encoded by the coding sequence ATGGCAACAGGTACGGTAAAGTGGTTCAACGACGACAAGGGCTACGGTTTCATTACTCCCGACGGGGGCGGCAATGATCTGTTTGTCCATCACTCGAACATCCAGATGAGCGGTTTCAAAAGCCTCAAGGATGGACAGCGGGTACAGTATGAATCGGCCCAGGGCAAAAAAGGGCCCGAAGCGCAGAATGTAGTCGCCCTGTAA
- a CDS encoding TolC family protein, which yields MIGMWCILLAGWLSAAAASGSDTTVQPLSVDAQSLSAPEETASISGKIDFNLIDLDRLREITEEAEGANIVRMSLQECIQIAIERNPDLQVVRYEPLKSGADILTAKGMFDPLLSTQISYAESLQAASAETRTIGLLFFLFRRSSDIEMRNMLSKTSVTGRLHTGTIYDVSLALNSDASSFNKFRTQWSGGLTLTLSQPLLRGRGSAVNTARIRMAENAKKIAESQLRLAVMTAVAEVVKAYWDLVGTLENVTVREQALANAERLLEISRKRLDIGTAAAMEVLQAKAGVAMRQTDLVNARAQVKNAEDAIKAVLNMRDGDIFSSARIVPVDRPHAGEFDPELLKNENEKVSESIELALKNRPEMTSGDLEIKTAEIERRRAANDMLPDVSVSGSVFQGRRGYEWDNVFSGIIHRDDHSFMVGMKASVPLGNRAARGAFQRADLTVRQAGQKLEKTKQELMLRVRLAARAVQTSQILIESNRQAKQLQEANVIAEEKRLRLGVSTSYRVLQVQQDLTLAQTQELQARIAYEKALVELRLSEGTLLESLGIDFCPPEPEAPVTFGRSIRPPVPEMK from the coding sequence ATGATCGGGATGTGGTGCATTCTGTTGGCAGGCTGGTTATCCGCGGCTGCGGCATCCGGTTCGGACACGACGGTCCAACCGCTTTCCGTGGACGCGCAATCGCTTTCCGCTCCGGAGGAAACGGCTTCCATCAGCGGAAAAATTGATTTCAACCTGATCGATCTTGACCGGCTTCGCGAAATCACCGAGGAGGCGGAAGGCGCGAACATCGTCCGGATGTCCCTGCAGGAATGCATTCAGATCGCCATCGAGCGCAATCCCGATTTGCAGGTTGTCCGGTACGAGCCGCTGAAATCCGGCGCGGACATTCTCACGGCCAAAGGCATGTTCGATCCGTTGTTGAGCACCCAAATCAGTTATGCCGAAAGCCTGCAGGCGGCGTCCGCCGAAACACGCACGATCGGCCTGCTCTTCTTCCTGTTCCGGCGCAGTTCGGACATCGAGATGCGCAACATGCTGAGCAAGACCTCGGTGACCGGACGGCTGCACACAGGGACGATCTACGATGTTTCGCTTGCGCTCAACAGCGATGCGTCCTCGTTCAACAAGTTTCGCACGCAATGGAGCGGCGGCCTGACGCTGACGCTCAGCCAGCCGCTGCTGCGCGGACGGGGCAGCGCGGTCAATACGGCCCGGATCCGCATGGCCGAAAACGCTAAGAAAATCGCCGAGAGCCAACTCCGCCTGGCCGTCATGACGGCTGTCGCGGAAGTGGTGAAGGCTTACTGGGATCTCGTCGGCACCCTGGAAAACGTGACCGTGCGCGAGCAGGCTCTCGCCAACGCCGAGCGCCTCCTCGAAATCAGCCGGAAACGTCTCGACATCGGCACCGCCGCCGCGATGGAGGTCTTGCAGGCCAAGGCGGGCGTCGCCATGCGGCAGACGGATCTCGTCAATGCCCGGGCGCAGGTCAAAAACGCCGAAGACGCGATCAAGGCCGTGCTCAACATGCGCGACGGGGATATTTTCTCGTCCGCGCGGATCGTGCCGGTGGATCGTCCACATGCCGGCGAATTCGACCCGGAACTACTGAAAAACGAAAACGAGAAAGTGAGCGAAAGCATTGAACTCGCCCTGAAAAACCGGCCTGAAATGACGTCGGGCGACCTGGAAATCAAAACGGCCGAAATCGAACGCCGGCGCGCCGCCAACGACATGCTGCCCGATGTCAGTGTTTCCGGCAGCGTGTTTCAGGGACGCCGCGGCTACGAATGGGACAATGTATTTTCGGGGATTATCCATCGCGACGACCACTCGTTCATGGTCGGGATGAAAGCGTCCGTGCCGCTGGGCAACCGGGCGGCGCGCGGCGCGTTTCAGCGCGCGGACCTCACCGTCCGCCAAGCCGGACAAAAACTCGAAAAAACCAAGCAGGAACTGATGCTCCGGGTACGACTGGCCGCGCGCGCCGTCCAGACCAGCCAGATCCTGATCGAAAGCAACCGCCAAGCGAAGCAACTTCAGGAAGCCAATGTCATTGCCGAGGAAAAACGGCTCCGGCTCGGTGTCAGCACCAGTTACCGCGTATTGCAGGTTCAACAGGATTTGACCCTTGCCCAGACACAGGAACTCCAGGCGCGCATTGCCTATGAAAAAGCCCTTGTCGAACTGCGCCTCAGCGAGGGCACCCTTCTCGAAAGCCTTGGCATTGATTTCTGTCCTCCCGAACCGGAAGCGCCCGTTACCTTCGGGCGCAGCATTCGTCCGCCTGTACCCGAAATGAAATAA
- the yihA gene encoding ribosome biogenesis GTP-binding protein YihA/YsxC yields MKIQSAEYVCSAMRPDQYPHDGKPEIAFAGRSNVGKSSLMNALLRRKNLAKTSGTPGKTQTINFFEVNRAFYFVDLPGYGYAKVPKTVKAKWNAALSVYLRGRGPLRLVVQLLDLRHEPGDKDFEMIALLAECKIPTLLVATKADKLGRGERAANLARMRKCFDLGEDGLVIPTSAETGEGLPLVWNVIDEYLISGKT; encoded by the coding sequence ATGAAAATTCAATCCGCCGAATATGTATGCAGCGCCATGCGGCCCGATCAATATCCGCACGACGGCAAACCGGAAATCGCCTTCGCGGGCCGGTCGAACGTCGGCAAATCGAGTCTGATGAACGCGCTGTTGCGGCGCAAAAACCTGGCCAAGACCAGCGGCACGCCGGGCAAGACACAGACCATCAATTTTTTCGAGGTGAACCGCGCGTTCTATTTCGTGGATTTGCCCGGCTACGGCTATGCGAAAGTGCCCAAGACCGTCAAGGCGAAATGGAATGCGGCCCTGTCGGTGTATCTGCGCGGACGCGGTCCGCTCAGACTCGTCGTTCAATTGCTCGACCTGCGGCACGAACCTGGCGACAAGGATTTCGAGATGATCGCCCTGCTCGCGGAATGCAAAATCCCTACCCTGCTTGTGGCCACGAAAGCCGATAAACTTGGCCGCGGCGAACGCGCGGCAAACCTTGCCAGGATGCGAAAATGCTTCGATCTCGGAGAGGACGGCCTTGTCATCCCGACTTCCGCCGAAACCGGCGAGGGTCTTCCCCTTGTTTGGAACGTGATTGACGAATACCTGATTTCCGGCAAGACGTAA
- a CDS encoding sigma-54 dependent transcriptional regulator: MDKSDERYILVVDDDAGQRSLLESFLRSQGFAVATAASGQEALDILAARPPAMLISDVRMPGMSGFGLLECASQRRPGLPVLLVTAYADIRGAVGAMRGGAVDYLEKPIDLDELHAIVRRALGINNPLAAVSSIEYAIPEGIVAHSAAMRETLREAALAAPSDTRLLITGESGTGKEVVADLIHRWSARAAAPFVKVNCAAIPENLLESELFGHEKGAFTGAIARRIGRFEEADKGTLLLDEIGEMPPVLQAKLLRITQDGTFNRVGSNAEQKTHVRVLAATNRDLEREVAEGRFREDLYYRLNVMEIHVPPLRDRKADIVPLAHRFAAELGKGKCRFSPGAMSCMELYEWPGNVRELRNAVERAVLLARGEVILPEYLPKRVQQSLPDADSSKPVAGQQMNDIERAAILKALRENGFNRTETARALGISRRTLAYRLREYRAMGYPVDGEQPD; this comes from the coding sequence TTGGATAAATCGGACGAGCGGTACATCCTTGTGGTGGATGACGACGCCGGACAGCGGAGTTTGCTCGAATCCTTTCTGCGCAGCCAGGGATTCGCGGTGGCCACGGCGGCATCGGGGCAGGAAGCGCTCGATATCCTTGCAGCGCGTCCGCCCGCGATGTTGATCTCGGACGTGCGAATGCCGGGGATGTCGGGATTCGGACTGCTTGAATGCGCCAGCCAACGGCGCCCCGGCCTGCCGGTGTTGCTTGTCACGGCCTACGCCGACATTCGCGGCGCGGTCGGGGCCATGCGGGGCGGCGCCGTGGATTATCTCGAAAAGCCGATAGACCTCGATGAATTGCACGCCATCGTGCGGCGCGCGCTGGGCATAAACAATCCCTTGGCCGCCGTATCTTCCATCGAATACGCCATTCCCGAAGGCATTGTGGCGCACAGCGCGGCCATGCGCGAGACGCTTCGGGAGGCGGCGCTGGCCGCGCCGTCCGATACGCGCCTGTTGATCACCGGCGAAAGCGGCACGGGCAAGGAGGTCGTCGCCGATCTCATCCATCGCTGGAGCGCGCGGGCCGCGGCGCCGTTCGTCAAGGTCAATTGCGCCGCCATTCCGGAGAATCTGCTCGAAAGCGAATTGTTCGGACATGAAAAGGGGGCGTTCACCGGCGCGATTGCCCGCCGGATCGGACGCTTCGAGGAGGCCGACAAAGGAACGCTGCTGCTCGACGAGATCGGCGAAATGCCGCCGGTGTTGCAAGCCAAACTACTGCGCATCACACAGGACGGGACCTTCAACCGCGTCGGATCGAATGCGGAACAAAAAACCCATGTCCGGGTTCTCGCGGCCACCAACCGCGACCTCGAACGCGAAGTCGCGGAAGGCCGTTTCCGCGAGGATCTCTATTACCGGCTCAACGTGATGGAGATTCACGTGCCGCCGCTGCGCGATCGCAAGGCGGACATCGTGCCGCTTGCGCACCGGTTCGCGGCGGAACTGGGCAAAGGCAAATGCCGCTTTTCACCCGGCGCGATGTCGTGCATGGAACTGTACGAATGGCCGGGCAATGTGCGCGAGTTGCGCAATGCCGTCGAACGGGCCGTGTTGTTGGCGCGCGGCGAGGTGATCCTGCCGGAATATTTGCCCAAGCGTGTGCAACAATCGCTACCAGACGCCGATTCCAGCAAGCCAGTGGCGGGGCAACAGATGAACGACATTGAGCGCGCCGCGATCCTCAAGGCGCTGCGCGAAAACGGATTCAACCGCACCGAAACGGCCCGCGCGCTGGGGATCAGCCGCCGGACCCTGGCCTATCGCCTGCGCGAGTACCGCGCGATGGGCTATCCGGTGGACGGTGAACAGCCGGACTGA
- a CDS encoding ATP-binding protein, whose amino-acid sequence MRGKIVYGLLVFVWFAVAGWQAFEHQRMRESGRRALSNRAHDLSAALSVVIRSQGRTAIVPRPRLEAALGELVDSTELESVTLLNESGEVAASAGRPMQADLDTLLRMRELWTKDRASFANLVALGPGAEKEPAILLLDGPRDRPRRGPQGEPGHPPGPGPGPPPWMNRREYDRLAEERGVHWFLVTIPTGPLRAAMARDLQLRGIVVGVALLACLALGAAWRAFERSSNLEIQLVRAGEAAQRLQELNVTAAGLVHETKNPLNLIRGWAQMIGHAELLPAALRDTALKITEEADRVTGRLNQFLDYARPVQPRPKPLPLSELVKGVFGILAFDQEEKSVSFDWKGPSLTVLADEDMLRQVLFNLILNAVQAVSDGGRVEVRAMKESAGTAAVEIHDNGPGVPEQVREEIFRPYFTTSENGTGLGLAVVRRIAHAHGWRVACVPDPSGGVFRVSGITLAQEQATFG is encoded by the coding sequence ATGCGCGGAAAAATCGTATATGGCCTGCTGGTTTTCGTGTGGTTCGCCGTCGCCGGTTGGCAGGCATTCGAGCATCAGCGGATGCGGGAATCGGGACGGCGCGCCCTGTCGAACCGGGCGCACGATTTGTCCGCCGCCTTGAGCGTGGTCATCCGTTCACAGGGGCGCACAGCCATCGTGCCCCGGCCGAGGCTGGAAGCGGCGCTTGGCGAACTCGTTGACTCGACCGAACTGGAATCCGTCACGCTGCTCAATGAATCGGGGGAGGTGGCCGCGTCGGCGGGACGCCCCATGCAGGCCGATTTGGATACTTTGCTGCGGATGCGCGAACTGTGGACAAAAGACCGCGCGTCGTTCGCCAATCTGGTGGCGCTTGGGCCGGGCGCGGAAAAAGAACCCGCCATTTTGCTGCTTGACGGCCCGCGCGATCGTCCTCGGCGGGGACCGCAGGGCGAGCCGGGCCATCCGCCCGGTCCCGGACCGGGGCCGCCGCCTTGGATGAACCGAAGAGAGTATGATCGCCTGGCCGAAGAACGCGGCGTGCACTGGTTTCTCGTGACGATTCCGACGGGGCCGCTGCGCGCCGCCATGGCGCGCGACCTTCAGTTGCGGGGCATCGTGGTCGGGGTCGCGTTGCTGGCATGCCTTGCGCTGGGCGCGGCATGGCGCGCCTTCGAGCGTTCCTCGAATCTCGAAATCCAACTCGTGCGGGCCGGGGAGGCGGCGCAGCGGCTTCAGGAATTGAACGTCACCGCGGCAGGACTGGTCCATGAAACCAAAAATCCGCTGAACCTGATCCGTGGCTGGGCGCAGATGATTGGACACGCGGAACTATTGCCCGCGGCCCTTCGGGATACCGCCTTGAAAATCACCGAGGAAGCCGACCGGGTAACAGGCCGCCTGAACCAGTTTCTCGATTATGCGCGCCCCGTGCAGCCGCGGCCCAAACCGCTGCCGCTTTCCGAACTGGTAAAGGGGGTATTTGGAATTCTAGCCTTCGATCAGGAAGAAAAGTCGGTCTCTTTCGATTGGAAAGGCCCATCCCTGACGGTTCTTGCGGACGAGGACATGCTGCGCCAAGTCCTGTTCAACCTGATTCTCAACGCGGTGCAGGCGGTCTCGGACGGCGGCCGCGTCGAAGTGCGCGCCATGAAGGAAAGCGCCGGAACGGCGGCGGTGGAAATTCACGACAACGGGCCCGGCGTGCCCGAACAAGTCCGCGAGGAAATCTTCCGTCCCTACTTCACCACGTCGGAGAACGGAACGGGGCTTGGCCTTGCGGTCGTTCGCCGGATCGCGCACGCGCACGGATGGCGCGTGGCGTGCGTGCCGGACCCAAGCGGCGGCGTGTTTCGCGTGAGTGGAATCACCCTTGCACAGGAGCAGGCAACCTTTGGATAA
- a CDS encoding EF-hand domain-containing protein: MKTNTFRSIGMAVAAWAICTFPAWAQGAPEAGPMPPPPGMDRPGGGPPPFMPPPEEMDANGDGNVSLDEFTAAWDKIGRERFKRHDANGDGILDKGELAKRPGPGPRGEGRGHGPGYGPRPPVDCPDRPGEGRGPRGEGERRPGQGPRPPMDRPDRPGGGPLRPSLEEMDTNNDGNVSKDEFSAACAQINQTHFERMDENGDGVLDKDELAKRPGPPGPQGKGFGPGGPRQR; this comes from the coding sequence ATGAAAACCAACACGTTTCGTTCAATTGGAATGGCCGTGGCCGCATGGGCGATATGCACGTTCCCCGCGTGGGCGCAGGGCGCGCCGGAGGCAGGCCCGATGCCGCCGCCGCCCGGCATGGATCGTCCCGGCGGAGGTCCGCCGCCTTTCATGCCGCCGCCCGAAGAAATGGACGCCAACGGCGACGGCAATGTCTCGCTCGACGAATTTACCGCCGCGTGGGACAAAATCGGCCGGGAACGCTTCAAGCGTCACGACGCCAACGGCGACGGGATCTTGGACAAGGGAGAATTGGCCAAGCGTCCCGGGCCCGGCCCGCGCGGTGAAGGCCGTGGACATGGGCCCGGTTACGGTCCGCGTCCGCCCGTGGATTGTCCCGATCGTCCCGGCGAAGGTCGTGGACCCCGCGGTGAGGGCGAACGCAGGCCCGGCCAAGGCCCAAGGCCGCCCATGGATCGCCCGGATCGCCCCGGCGGCGGCCCGCTGCGTCCATCGCTCGAGGAAATGGACACCAACAACGACGGCAATGTCTCGAAAGATGAGTTTTCCGCCGCATGCGCCCAAATCAACCAGACCCACTTCGAGCGAATGGATGAAAACGGCGACGGCGTCTTGGACAAGGACGAGCTCGCCAAGCGCCCGGGTCCTCCCGGACCGCAGGGCAAGGGCTTCGGTCCAGGCGGTCCCCGCCAGCGATAG
- a CDS encoding glycosyltransferase family 39 protein has translation MMESRLARASNLAWIAFAVAVGAFLRFHRIGDQSLWFDDYNDYVCVLEPTFREYWNCLFGVGSFNGEQVPFYYLFPYFWSRLFGTSPEALRALPILFGLATIPVVYLLARDAFGRTAGAVAALCLAMSPVHIFYSQEMRHYSLVALLGALSIYALLIACRDNRPWAWALHGLCNVLLIWTHLLGAFLLVGQGVYLLSTARTSFRRMAFWFVFHGLAVIPSALYAIFVLHTTATAYDFFIPPDIKSVFLDIVAEDAVNVSGALLPETTALDALAVDPWLGYLLVAAFTLCMAWALWKAAARIRSGGDDPVRLFLCVAAIPVLALAALSLLWRPCIFPRYTIYSSIVVYALAGGAMAALPRRSIRLAAGVAFFALIGYQLLHTVPHATRTQWKDAAAFVQANIAPGDVVLVGWPGGPAEIARALFRFYFTDKSYPVLQATSAEDTCDAVACLLSKDALVNRVWAVFVMNYYSGPFLEFKSCLWDEGLQFERTTFDAMDCIIVYRIQAQTGQAPVAGPQCETVFSDLVTSALKRGNFTQAAEFLGDAEVCGILNEPPWPEVRAMLHSPQGRSRLAEIFDDVRQGHDYLGRNNLAKAAAAFREARKVGGGLDVAHEDYLGALLQLALGNAEYGDPGEALDAIREADTLDPFTGWLCENLAARLKNEQPAEDSVAAIRLFLVAAGFSGEWDRQLEHLRDAVDLDPEFAPGYAMIGQILLAQGKHEEALQALSTHNRLAAIQYAPVLFLTGRVLLALGRDTEARDAFARCFAADSEEEDAYSAFLKALLMDRDLAKVHVEMQRLESNERCEIFPEFAEAVKRLEAAGATAPAPPSP, from the coding sequence ATGATGGAATCAAGACTCGCCCGCGCATCGAACCTGGCATGGATTGCGTTCGCCGTGGCCGTGGGCGCATTCCTTCGTTTCCACCGAATCGGGGATCAATCGCTCTGGTTCGACGACTACAACGATTACGTCTGCGTGTTGGAACCGACGTTCCGCGAGTACTGGAATTGTCTGTTCGGCGTCGGTTCATTCAACGGCGAACAGGTCCCCTTCTATTATCTTTTTCCCTATTTCTGGTCGCGCCTGTTTGGCACGAGTCCGGAGGCTTTACGGGCGCTGCCCATCCTGTTCGGACTGGCAACCATTCCCGTCGTCTATCTGCTGGCACGGGATGCGTTCGGCCGGACGGCCGGGGCCGTGGCGGCCCTGTGCCTTGCGATGTCGCCCGTCCATATCTTTTACAGCCAGGAAATGCGCCATTATTCGCTGGTGGCCCTGTTGGGCGCGCTATCAATATACGCCCTGCTGATCGCATGCCGGGACAACCGCCCATGGGCGTGGGCGCTTCATGGCCTTTGCAACGTCTTGCTGATCTGGACCCATCTGCTCGGGGCTTTTCTACTGGTCGGGCAGGGGGTGTATCTGCTTTCGACCGCGCGAACCTCCTTCCGAAGAATGGCTTTCTGGTTCGTGTTTCATGGATTGGCCGTGATTCCTTCCGCGCTGTATGCGATCTTCGTCCTTCACACGACGGCCACGGCCTACGATTTCTTCATACCGCCCGACATCAAGAGCGTGTTTTTAGACATCGTGGCGGAAGACGCCGTCAACGTGAGCGGCGCGCTTCTTCCGGAAACGACGGCGCTCGACGCGCTTGCCGTTGACCCGTGGCTCGGATATCTGCTGGTTGCCGCGTTTACGCTTTGCATGGCCTGGGCCTTGTGGAAAGCGGCGGCGCGAATTCGTAGTGGCGGCGACGATCCGGTCCGGCTTTTCCTGTGCGTCGCCGCGATCCCGGTCCTAGCCCTCGCGGCGCTCTCGCTGCTGTGGCGTCCCTGCATTTTCCCCCGTTATACGATCTACTCGTCCATCGTCGTGTATGCTTTGGCAGGCGGCGCGATGGCCGCCCTTCCCCGGCGTTCCATCCGTCTTGCCGCGGGGGTGGCCTTCTTTGCCTTGATCGGCTATCAGCTACTCCATACGGTCCCCCATGCGACGCGCACCCAGTGGAAAGACGCCGCCGCATTCGTGCAGGCAAACATCGCGCCGGGCGATGTCGTCTTGGTCGGCTGGCCGGGCGGACCCGCAGAGATAGCCCGCGCCCTCTTCAGGTTCTATTTCACCGACAAATCGTATCCGGTGCTGCAGGCCACGTCGGCCGAGGACACCTGCGATGCGGTGGCGTGTCTGCTCTCGAAGGATGCGTTGGTGAATCGCGTTTGGGCTGTCTTTGTCATGAACTATTACAGCGGGCCGTTCTTGGAATTCAAATCGTGCCTCTGGGACGAAGGATTGCAGTTCGAACGCACGACCTTTGACGCCATGGACTGCATCATCGTCTACCGGATCCAGGCTCAAACGGGGCAAGCGCCGGTCGCCGGGCCGCAATGCGAAACCGTGTTTTCCGATCTCGTCACCTCTGCCCTCAAACGCGGCAATTTCACGCAAGCGGCCGAATTTCTGGGCGATGCGGAGGTATGCGGGATCCTGAACGAACCGCCATGGCCGGAAGTCCGCGCCATGCTCCACAGTCCCCAGGGGCGCAGCCGCCTTGCCGAGATCTTCGATGATGTCCGGCAAGGCCATGACTACTTGGGACGAAACAATCTGGCAAAGGCCGCCGCCGCGTTTCGCGAAGCCCGGAAGGTTGGCGGCGGGTTGGACGTGGCGCACGAGGATTATCTGGGCGCCCTATTGCAACTTGCCTTGGGAAACGCCGAATACGGGGATCCTGGGGAGGCGCTCGACGCAATCCGGGAAGCGGACACCTTGGATCCCTTCACCGGCTGGTTGTGCGAAAACCTCGCCGCGCGCCTGAAAAACGAACAACCAGCGGAAGATTCCGTGGCCGCGATTCGCCTCTTTTTAGTGGCCGCCGGCTTTTCGGGCGAATGGGACCGCCAACTCGAACATCTCCGCGACGCCGTGGATCTGGATCCGGAATTCGCCCCCGGATATGCCATGATAGGACAAATTCTGTTGGCCCAAGGCAAGCACGAAGAGGCCTTGCAGGCGTTGTCAACCCACAACCGGCTCGCCGCCATCCAATATGCCCCGGTGTTGTTTCTCACGGGGCGCGTCCTGTTGGCCTTGGGACGCGATACCGAAGCCCGCGACGCATTCGCACGATGTTTCGCCGCGGATTCCGAGGAGGAAGATGCTTATTCGGCCTTTTTGAAAGCGTTGTTGATGGATCGGGATCTGGCCAAGGTCCACGTAGAGATGCAACGACTCGAATCCAACGAACGGTGCGAGATATTTCCGGAGTTTGCCGAAGCCGTCAAAAGACTTGAGGCGGCCGGCGCGACTGCTCCGGCGCCGCCAAGTCCATAG
- a CDS encoding SGNH/GDSL hydrolase family protein has translation MIAGRTGGTCAFRAGVFKPVATACAIAIGLLVLLEGAARVTEIWIPPLEMDYGLGFEPGSRLFIPSPEDPSVMITHPAKEKSFQKQRFNARKAPGTFRLFALGGSSINYLGKGLHGLDVRLQKALGHRFRRVETINAGGLSHGSQRLAPIAAEVVRYEPDLILLYCGHNEFEELDQLEFANLGTLIWQQRLSRSALFRFLRDRKAAWSVARLQREHNRAILANPNVDYTRVWQHRFTPGEVEDRMRAYRRNLSMIALMCRAHGVPLIVGTVPSNLVKPNVPPEYAGGFEPAKALFAEGRYQEGMARVRQILRTVPRHQSSDAENEIIRSVAAEFDLGIADVEAAVAAAEPHGVPGETLFKDECHLNRKGNNILIGTFEKAILRRLGTP, from the coding sequence ATGATCGCAGGCCGGACCGGGGGGACATGCGCCTTTCGCGCGGGCGTGTTCAAGCCGGTCGCGACCGCATGCGCAATCGCGATCGGGCTGCTGGTCCTGCTGGAAGGCGCGGCCCGCGTTACCGAAATCTGGATTCCCCCGCTGGAAATGGATTATGGGCTGGGATTTGAACCCGGATCGCGTCTTTTCATTCCCTCCCCGGAAGACCCCTCCGTCATGATCACGCATCCGGCCAAGGAAAAGTCATTTCAAAAACAGCGTTTCAACGCGCGTAAAGCCCCCGGAACCTTTCGTCTTTTCGCCCTCGGCGGTTCTTCGATCAATTACCTCGGCAAGGGATTGCACGGTCTCGATGTGCGCCTCCAGAAGGCGCTCGGCCACCGTTTCCGGCGCGTCGAGACGATCAATGCGGGCGGATTGTCCCACGGCAGCCAGCGTCTGGCGCCCATCGCGGCGGAAGTCGTGCGGTACGAACCCGACTTGATCCTGTTGTACTGCGGCCACAACGAATTCGAGGAGTTGGATCAACTCGAATTCGCGAACCTCGGAACCCTGATCTGGCAACAGCGGCTGAGCCGTTCGGCGCTGTTTCGGTTCTTGCGCGACCGCAAGGCCGCGTGGAGCGTCGCGCGGCTTCAACGGGAACACAACCGGGCAATCCTCGCCAATCCGAACGTGGACTACACCCGTGTGTGGCAACACCGGTTCACGCCCGGCGAGGTCGAGGATCGCATGCGCGCCTATCGCCGGAACCTTTCGATGATTGCCTTGATGTGCCGGGCGCACGGCGTGCCGCTGATTGTTGGAACCGTCCCGTCGAACCTCGTCAAGCCGAATGTTCCGCCCGAATACGCCGGCGGATTCGAGCCGGCCAAGGCCCTTTTCGCGGAAGGCCGGTATCAGGAAGGCATGGCGCGGGTTCGGCAGATCCTCCGAACAGTGCCGCGCCATCAATCCTCGGATGCGGAAAACGAGATCATCCGGTCGGTCGCCGCGGAATTCGATCTCGGCATAGCCGATGTGGAAGCGGCGGTAGCAGCGGCGGAACCGCACGGCGTGCCCGGTGAAACGCTGTTCAAGGACGAATGCCACCTCAACCGCAAGGGAAACAATATCCTGATCGGAACCTTCGAGAAAGCGATTTTACGGAGGCTTGGGACGCCATGA